The following proteins are co-located in the Spirochaetota bacterium genome:
- a CDS encoding histone-lysine N-methyltransferase codes for MAIERKESIKFAKAMKNHELDDTPSPNLYRDIFPYDKICRIPFGNEMIPLVPAGRFRISDTTFRDGQQARPPYTVDQVGHIFDFLRRLAGPNGLITHSEFFLYTRKDREAVERCRSKGYKYPRITSWIRANKEDFELVKEMKIEETGILASVSDYHIFLKLNKTRREAMEDYLEIVYTALENNIIPRLHFEDITRADFFGFVIPFTQKLVRIMEKGKIPVKIRLCDTMGYGVTYPMAELPRSVPRMIRAMIDEGGMPGELLEWHGHNDFHRGFTNATYAWMYGCETVNTTLLGFGERTGNTPLEAMVVEYLSLTGDDEGIDLTAITDMAHYFESIGFKIPDNFPFVGADFNVTRAGIHVDGLIKNEEIYNIFNTEKLLKRPIAIAITDKSGTAGISRWLNSHLGLAGEGSIDKKHPGVIGMHKEILKQYEAGRETSMSNEELEKLARKHLPVYFISDFDRIKFREKKYAFSLLERFLENPNIKSMQREKQEVLLRDLVEEYPFVSFAYVVDINGDKVTRHIAQITDRSKYDKNLIDKNYSDRDWFITVLKTGKIHVSDIFTSKITGSLMITVSGPIADANDNLVGVLGLDIRFEDVAKIEDLEVNESTRSN; via the coding sequence ATGGCGATAGAGAGAAAAGAGAGTATCAAATTCGCGAAAGCGATGAAAAACCACGAGCTGGACGACACTCCGTCGCCCAACCTCTACCGGGATATCTTTCCATACGATAAAATATGCCGCATTCCGTTCGGAAACGAGATGATTCCGCTCGTGCCGGCCGGAAGGTTCCGTATATCCGACACCACTTTCCGCGACGGCCAGCAGGCCCGGCCGCCGTATACCGTGGATCAGGTCGGGCACATCTTCGACTTCCTGCGCCGCCTGGCCGGGCCGAACGGCCTCATCACGCATTCCGAGTTTTTCCTCTACACCCGGAAGGACCGCGAGGCGGTGGAGCGCTGCCGCAGCAAGGGGTATAAATATCCGCGCATCACCTCCTGGATCCGGGCGAACAAAGAGGACTTCGAACTGGTCAAAGAGATGAAAATCGAGGAAACGGGCATCCTTGCCTCGGTATCGGATTACCATATCTTCCTGAAACTCAACAAGACCCGCCGCGAGGCTATGGAAGACTACCTGGAGATCGTTTATACGGCGCTCGAGAATAATATCATCCCCCGGCTTCACTTCGAGGATATTACCAGGGCCGACTTTTTCGGGTTCGTCATACCCTTCACGCAGAAGCTGGTACGCATTATGGAGAAGGGGAAGATCCCCGTCAAGATACGCCTGTGCGACACCATGGGCTATGGTGTGACCTACCCCATGGCGGAGCTTCCGCGTTCGGTGCCGCGAATGATCCGCGCGATGATCGACGAGGGCGGCATGCCCGGAGAGCTTTTGGAGTGGCACGGCCACAACGATTTTCACCGCGGATTCACCAACGCGACCTATGCCTGGATGTACGGCTGCGAGACCGTCAACACGACGCTCCTCGGCTTCGGCGAGCGCACCGGTAATACTCCGCTCGAGGCGATGGTGGTCGAATACCTTTCGCTTACGGGCGATGATGAGGGTATAGACCTCACCGCGATCACCGATATGGCTCATTACTTCGAATCGATCGGTTTCAAGATCCCCGACAACTTCCCGTTCGTCGGCGCCGATTTCAACGTGACGCGCGCCGGCATCCACGTGGACGGGCTTATCAAGAACGAGGAGATATACAACATCTTCAATACCGAGAAACTTTTAAAGAGGCCTATCGCCATCGCCATTACCGACAAAAGCGGGACGGCGGGGATATCCCGATGGCTGAACAGCCACCTGGGCCTCGCCGGAGAGGGTTCCATCGATAAAAAACACCCCGGTGTCATCGGCATGCACAAGGAAATTCTGAAGCAGTACGAGGCGGGTCGCGAGACCTCGATGTCGAACGAGGAGCTGGAAAAGCTCGCGCGCAAGCACCTGCCCGTATACTTCATTTCCGATTTCGACCGGATCAAGTTCCGCGAGAAAAAGTACGCCTTTTCGCTGCTCGAGCGGTTCCTGGAAAACCCAAACATCAAGTCCATGCAGCGTGAGAAACAGGAGGTGCTGCTGCGGGATCTCGTCGAGGAGTATCCCTTCGTGTCCTTCGCGTACGTGGTGGATATAAACGGTGACAAGGTGACCAGACATATAGCGCAGATCACCGACAGGTCGAAATACGACAAAAACCTAATAGACAAAAATTACTCGGACCGCGACTGGTTCATCACCGTGTTGAAGACCGGGAAGATCCATGTTTCGGATATTTTCACCTCGAAGATAACCGGGAGTCTCATGATAACGGTTTCTGGCCCCATCGCCGATGCCAACGATAATCTTGTCGGCGTTCTGGGCCTCGATATCAGGTTCGAGGACGTTGCGAAGATCGAGGACCTCGAGGTGAATGAAAGTACAAGGTCGAACTGA
- a CDS encoding mannonate dehydratase, translating into MKMTFRWYGTEDPIPLRYIRQIPVVKGIVSALYNVPVGDEWPLEKIAALKKSVEAEGLELTVIESIPVHEDIKLGLPTRDGFIENYCRSIRNMGSLGIPILCYNFMPVFDWMRSDLSLRLADGSTALAYDHDAIAAIDLNRGVLDLPGWATSYNVEALRSLLDAYTNIGPGDLWSNLEYFLKRVVPVAEESDVRMGIHPDDPPWSIFGLPRIITDEAALERLTGLVDSPSNGITFCTGSLGPNIQMNLTSAMERFVRMRRVPFVHARNIRRTGEKKFHETAHCTDAGDLDMYRVIRLLAEAGFDGAIRPDHGRMIWGEKGRPGYGLYDRALGAMYLAGLWEASVKSLDRSH; encoded by the coding sequence ATGAAAATGACCTTCAGATGGTACGGCACCGAAGACCCAATCCCCCTGCGATATATCAGGCAGATCCCGGTCGTGAAGGGGATTGTATCGGCCCTGTATAACGTGCCGGTCGGAGACGAATGGCCGCTTGAAAAAATCGCGGCGCTGAAAAAATCGGTCGAGGCGGAGGGACTGGAACTCACGGTTATCGAAAGTATCCCGGTCCACGAAGACATAAAGCTGGGGCTGCCGACGCGGGACGGTTTTATCGAAAACTACTGTCGAAGCATCCGGAACATGGGCTCGCTCGGCATTCCCATCCTGTGCTATAACTTCATGCCGGTATTCGACTGGATGCGCTCAGACCTGTCGCTTAGGCTTGCCGACGGCTCGACGGCGCTCGCGTACGATCACGACGCGATTGCGGCGATCGATCTGAACCGGGGGGTGCTCGACCTTCCCGGATGGGCGACGAGCTACAACGTCGAAGCGCTCCGGTCGCTGCTCGACGCCTATACGAACATCGGTCCCGGGGACCTGTGGAGCAATCTGGAGTATTTTCTGAAACGCGTGGTGCCCGTGGCCGAAGAGAGCGACGTGCGCATGGGAATCCATCCCGATGATCCGCCGTGGTCGATCTTCGGGCTCCCGCGCATCATCACCGACGAGGCGGCGCTCGAGCGCCTGACGGGCCTGGTGGACAGTCCCTCGAACGGCATCACCTTCTGCACCGGTTCGCTCGGCCCCAATATACAGATGAACCTGACCAGCGCGATGGAACGTTTCGTTCGGATGCGCCGTGTGCCGTTTGTGCACGCGCGGAACATCCGGCGCACCGGGGAAAAAAAATTTCACGAGACGGCGCACTGCACCGATGCGGGCGATCTGGACATGTACCGGGTGATCCGCCTGCTGGCGGAGGCTGGATTTGACGGGGCGATCCGCCCGGACCACGGCAGGATGATCTGGGGTGAGAAGGGGCGCCCCGGTTACGGGTTGTACGACAGGGCACTGGGCGCGATGTACCTGGCCGGCCTCTGGGAGGCTTCGGTGAAGTCGCTTGATCGATCACATTGA
- a CDS encoding LacI family DNA-binding transcriptional regulator, whose protein sequence is MAVKIDRARRLEDIAKRCGVSISSVSRVLNNEPGVSAETRKRILAVAGQHDFRPRSRKRHLTRSMLDLLVVIPEEEELSVNPFLNISELVGAINEAFGAEKKRVEVAPIGNFLHSLGEEAACVDGVLFAYRSVGESERRKLAELKIPYVFISRVIPGENYVSCNYFKSMLSLTRMMIESGHRRIGYLGNAGNPNNTDRCRGYSTVIREAGAQEPISISVDSIFGVDESAARGFVENGCDAVLCFNDYTAIGLINRLQEMGKSVPDDVSVTGFDDSPLRRVAVPLLTTVRQPTSEMAFLASRWLRDNILNKSNRRLCIEVEGEIIPGDSVRARN, encoded by the coding sequence ATGGCGGTAAAGATTGACCGTGCGCGTCGTCTGGAGGATATCGCGAAGCGCTGCGGCGTTTCGATAAGCTCCGTTTCGCGTGTGCTCAATAACGAGCCCGGCGTGTCGGCGGAGACGCGGAAGCGCATTCTCGCGGTCGCCGGGCAGCACGATTTTCGGCCGCGCTCGCGGAAGCGTCATCTCACCCGTTCGATGCTCGACCTGCTCGTCGTCATCCCCGAGGAGGAGGAGCTTTCGGTCAACCCCTTTCTGAACATCTCCGAGCTCGTCGGCGCGATAAATGAGGCCTTCGGTGCCGAAAAAAAACGGGTGGAGGTCGCGCCGATCGGTAACTTTCTCCATTCGCTCGGCGAGGAGGCCGCCTGCGTCGACGGGGTTCTTTTCGCCTACCGCAGTGTCGGGGAAAGCGAACGCAGAAAACTCGCCGAGCTGAAGATCCCATACGTGTTCATAAGCCGCGTAATACCGGGAGAAAACTACGTTTCGTGCAATTATTTTAAAAGTATGCTGAGCCTCACACGGATGATGATTGAAAGCGGGCATCGAAGAATCGGCTACCTTGGAAACGCCGGAAATCCGAATAATACCGATCGCTGCCGCGGTTATTCCACGGTGATACGGGAGGCCGGCGCGCAGGAGCCCATCAGCATTTCGGTGGACTCCATATTCGGTGTGGATGAGAGTGCGGCGCGCGGTTTCGTTGAAAATGGATGCGACGCGGTGCTCTGCTTCAACGATTATACGGCGATCGGGCTGATCAACCGGCTCCAGGAAATGGGTAAAAGCGTGCCCGATGACGTTTCCGTAACGGGGTTTGACGACTCCCCTCTCAGGCGCGTGGCCGTGCCGCTGCTCACGACGGTGCGCCAGCCGACCTCCGAAATGGCCTTCCTCGCGTCAAGGTGGCTGCGCGACAACATCCTCAACAAGAGCAACCGACGCCTCTGTATAGAGGTGGAGGGCGAGATAATTCCGGGCGACAGCGTGCGGGCGAGAAACTGA
- a CDS encoding SDR family oxidoreductase, which yields MDIPFRVDLSGKVAVITGGAGVLCGVFAEALAGCGARVAILDLNEDAAVDRARRIGDGGGRAIGVTADVLEAGSLRAAAERVRMEFGRCDILINGAGGNHPKGTTAHDWLSPGEPLSGSDSANTFFDLDRKSVEFVFGLNFIGTLLATQEFARDMVDRGGTVINVSSMNALRPLTRIPAYSAAKAAVSNFTQWLAVYLAKVNVRVNAMAPGFFLTEQNRALLVQPDGTPTPRAGKILAHTPMGRFGMPEELVGTLLWLVDERASGFVTGTVIPVDGGFSAYSGV from the coding sequence ATGGACATACCCTTTCGTGTCGATCTTTCCGGTAAAGTGGCCGTTATTACCGGCGGGGCTGGAGTGCTGTGCGGCGTGTTCGCCGAGGCCCTTGCTGGGTGCGGCGCGCGCGTGGCGATTCTCGATTTGAACGAGGATGCGGCCGTCGATCGCGCGCGGCGGATCGGCGATGGGGGAGGCAGGGCGATCGGGGTGACGGCCGATGTGCTCGAGGCCGGCAGCCTGCGCGCGGCGGCGGAAAGGGTACGTATGGAATTCGGCCGTTGCGATATTCTGATAAACGGGGCGGGGGGTAATCATCCGAAGGGTACGACCGCGCACGACTGGCTCTCCCCTGGGGAGCCGCTTTCCGGAAGCGATTCCGCGAACACGTTCTTCGATCTGGACCGCAAAAGCGTCGAGTTCGTCTTCGGGCTTAATTTCATCGGCACGCTCCTGGCAACGCAGGAATTCGCCCGCGATATGGTCGATCGCGGCGGCACGGTGATAAACGTCTCGTCGATGAACGCGCTGCGGCCGCTCACCAGGATTCCGGCGTACAGCGCGGCGAAGGCTGCGGTGAGCAATTTCACGCAGTGGCTGGCCGTGTATCTGGCGAAGGTGAATGTTCGGGTGAACGCGATGGCCCCCGGCTTTTTTCTGACCGAGCAGAATCGAGCTCTCCTCGTACAGCCCGACGGCACGCCCACCCCCCGGGCCGGAAAGATACTGGCCCACACGCCCATGGGCCGCTTCGGGATGCCGGAGGAACTGGTCGGTACGCTCCTGTGGCTGGTCGACGAGCGGGCGTCGGGCTTCGTCACCGGGACGGTGATTCCCGTTGATGGCGGCTTCTCCGCGTATTCGGGCGTATAG